In Geminocystis sp. NIES-3708, a single window of DNA contains:
- a CDS encoding DUF3386 domain-containing protein has product MTLTLTAETVFKSAYENRYTWDADFPGYSCDITLINPQGTYTAKGEIKANLQFEVSGIEDETAKKAITSQLWEITIHRVNHSFEKSHGENTFSFGAKDENGAVEILVGGAGQGNKYKVHNNTVSFVYRKIGNSIVAINTFGILNTDEGYLSEGYDSIYLDPETKQPKGGKTIFQDTFEKIDGYYILTNRRITNEENGQSVVTEYQFSNIILG; this is encoded by the coding sequence ATGACATTAACCCTTACGGCAGAAACAGTTTTTAAATCAGCTTACGAAAATCGCTATACTTGGGATGCAGATTTTCCGGGCTATAGCTGTGACATTACCTTGATTAATCCTCAAGGCACTTATACCGCCAAAGGCGAAATTAAGGCGAACTTACAATTTGAAGTATCGGGAATTGAAGACGAAACAGCCAAAAAAGCTATTACTAGCCAACTATGGGAAATAACTATTCATCGAGTTAATCATAGTTTTGAAAAAAGCCATGGTGAAAATACTTTTAGTTTTGGTGCTAAAGATGAAAATGGTGCAGTAGAAATTCTCGTTGGCGGTGCTGGACAAGGTAACAAATATAAAGTGCATAATAATACAGTTTCTTTTGTCTATCGTAAAATTGGTAACTCTATTGTTGCGATTAATACTTTTGGAATTCTTAATACCGATGAGGGGTATTTATCCGAAGGTTACGACTCTATATATTTAGATCCTGAAACTAAGCAACCAAAAGGCGGTAAAACTATTTTTCAAGACACTTTCGAGAAAATTGACGGTTATTATATTCTTACTAATCGTCGTATTACTAATGAAGAAAATGGGCAATCTGTTGTAACTGAATATCAGTTTTCTAACATCATTTTAGGTTAA
- a CDS encoding SGNH/GDSL hydrolase family protein, with the protein MTVIFLGDSLFDIGNLSFTVASLGFQPFPNPPYNQGKASDGQVLGEAIADRLGINANSLVGNSTISTPPNPSENNVVYAFAGATTGIFGSKPNNLGTIPIGLSSQIQLFEQNLISDNSLNNLIEVFISAGSNDVLEVIADPNFVNIFLTPENGDNELLINKTVENIFNNISQAIKNIENQIGNITVIGLSPIGNTPFVIETDKEIDNNIPLDINGQTTALLNDISAKVNEKLITTFDNQNNDIPNVKIIDGFKVFNDALNLWQNDLTTSPIIDVSYVDYISGTSNLGENLTIEQFAFIDGVHPTSALNQYLASEIVSIPELNTPIYSFQNTDIPTTFLYVAEEERKNILDNYSNFAEKGIAFNVGIEPNDNLITIYRFQNQDIGGTYLYVGEEERGSILQNYPNFIEEGIAFYVYGAQSNQGENIYRFQNQDIIGTYLYVTEDERQNILQNSPNFIEEGIAFKVVF; encoded by the coding sequence ATGACTGTTATTTTTCTTGGTGATAGTTTATTCGATATTGGAAATCTCAGTTTTACGGTTGCCTCTTTAGGATTTCAACCATTTCCCAATCCACCTTACAATCAAGGTAAAGCATCTGATGGACAAGTTTTAGGAGAAGCTATCGCCGATAGATTAGGTATTAATGCTAATTCTTTGGTGGGTAACTCAACCATTTCTACTCCTCCGAATCCTTCAGAGAATAATGTTGTTTATGCTTTCGCTGGTGCAACTACGGGAATATTTGGTTCAAAACCTAATAATTTAGGTACAATTCCTATTGGTTTAAGTTCTCAAATACAATTATTTGAACAGAATTTAATTAGTGATAATAGCTTAAATAATTTGATCGAAGTTTTTATTAGTGCAGGAAGTAACGATGTTTTAGAAGTTATTGCTGATCCTAATTTTGTTAATATTTTCTTAACTCCAGAAAATGGTGATAATGAGCTGTTAATTAATAAAACCGTTGAGAATATTTTTAATAACATTAGTCAAGCCATTAAAAATATTGAAAATCAAATAGGAAATATTACAGTAATTGGTTTGTCACCGATAGGAAATACTCCTTTTGTCATTGAAACTGATAAAGAGATAGATAATAATATTCCTCTTGATATTAATGGACAAACAACGGCATTATTAAATGATATTTCCGCAAAAGTTAACGAAAAATTAATCACTACTTTTGATAATCAAAATAATGATATACCAAATGTTAAAATAATTGATGGTTTTAAAGTTTTTAACGATGCTTTAAATCTATGGCAAAATGATTTGACTACATCTCCTATTATTGATGTTTCATATGTAGATTATATTTCAGGAACTTCTAATCTGGGAGAAAATCTTACCATCGAACAATTTGCTTTTATTGACGGTGTACATCCTACATCTGCATTAAATCAATATTTAGCCTCTGAAATAGTTTCTATTCCTGAATTAAATACTCCTATATATAGTTTTCAAAATACCGATATACCAACCACTTTTTTGTATGTAGCAGAAGAAGAAAGAAAAAATATTCTTGACAACTATTCTAATTTTGCAGAAAAAGGAATAGCTTTTAATGTGGGCATTGAACCTAATGATAATTTAATTACCATCTATCGATTTCAAAATCAAGATATAGGAGGTACTTATCTTTATGTAGGAGAAGAGGAAAGAGGAAGTATTCTTCAAAATTATCCTAATTTTATTGAAGAAGGAATTGCTTTCTATGTTTATGGTGCCCAGAGTAATCAAGGAGAAAATATTTATCGATTCCAAAATCAAGATATAATCGGCACTTATCTCTATGTAACGGAGGATGAAAGACAAAATATTCTTCAAAATTCCCCTAATTTTATTGAGGAAGGAATTGCTTTTAAAGTCGTTTTTTAA
- the thiO gene encoding glycine oxidase ThiO, with product MKTSNEIIVIGGGIIGLSIALELKLKGLGVTILSKNYTQAATNAAAGMLAPKAEQLEGVILDLALQSLALYPEWTGKLEQLSGQDIDYNPCGIIAPVYHQPSTINDNWLDKDTIQLYQPHLGKDVMGGYWYPEEGQVDPRKVGNVLLNIAKSLGIDIKEGVEAIAFTRHQGRIKNVLTKSGIFSADTYILASGAWSSKLFPLPVRPLKGQMLSLKIATEKPLERVIFGENTYLVPKKDGRLIVGATSEDIGWIEGTTAEGINSLLNRAIRLYPPLASWQLDEIWYGFRPATADEIPILGYGDTDNLIFATGHQRNGILLAPITAKLISNLVIDHHADPLLKHFTYQRFNKSQPQIMSYPTPSSPQNFDITSNRNNITSMNGNLGHFSTKSENNGFIDSNSDDNDHLIIAGKKFKSRLMTGTGKYPSMESMQKSVIASGCEIVTVAVRRVQTNAPGHEGLAEALDWSKIWMLPNTAGCTSAEEAIRVARLGREMAKLLGQEDNNFIKLEVIPDSKYLLPDPIGTLQAAEQLVKEGFAVLPYVNADPLLCKRLEEVGCATVMPLGSPIGSGQGIQNLANIKIIIEQAKIPVVIDAGIGTPSEAALGMELGADALLINSAIALAQNPVKMAQAMGLATQAGRFAYQAGRIPVKEYASASSPLVGVVK from the coding sequence ATGAAAACTAGCAACGAAATTATTGTTATTGGCGGTGGAATTATTGGACTTTCGATCGCCCTTGAATTAAAATTAAAAGGGTTAGGGGTAACAATCTTAAGTAAAAACTATACTCAAGCCGCTACCAACGCCGCCGCTGGAATGTTAGCACCAAAAGCAGAGCAGTTAGAAGGTGTTATTTTAGATTTAGCGTTGCAATCCCTTGCTTTATACCCCGAATGGACAGGAAAATTAGAACAATTAAGTGGTCAAGATATAGACTATAATCCTTGTGGAATAATCGCACCTGTTTATCATCAACCTTCAACAATTAATGATAATTGGTTAGATAAAGACACTATTCAACTATATCAACCACATCTGGGCAAAGACGTTATGGGGGGTTATTGGTATCCTGAAGAAGGACAAGTTGATCCTCGCAAAGTTGGTAACGTATTATTAAATATAGCCAAGTCATTAGGTATTGATATTAAAGAAGGCGTGGAGGCGATCGCTTTTACCCGTCATCAAGGTAGAATTAAAAATGTCCTCACCAAATCAGGTATATTTTCTGCTGATACTTATATTTTAGCCAGTGGTGCATGGTCAAGTAAATTATTTCCTCTTCCCGTGCGTCCATTAAAAGGACAAATGCTAAGTTTAAAGATAGCCACGGAAAAACCCTTAGAAAGAGTTATTTTTGGAGAAAATACTTATCTCGTACCCAAAAAAGACGGGCGTTTAATCGTGGGTGCAACTTCAGAAGATATTGGCTGGATAGAAGGCACAACCGCCGAAGGTATTAATAGTTTATTAAATCGTGCCATTCGTTTATATCCACCCCTAGCAAGTTGGCAATTAGATGAAATTTGGTATGGTTTTCGCCCTGCTACCGCCGATGAAATTCCTATTTTAGGCTATGGTGATACTGATAACTTGATTTTCGCCACAGGACATCAACGCAATGGTATCCTACTTGCACCCATTACCGCTAAATTAATTAGTAACCTAGTAATTGATCATCATGCAGATCCTTTATTAAAACATTTTACTTACCAACGATTTAACAAATCTCAGCCCCAAATTATGTCTTATCCTACTCCCAGCAGTCCTCAAAATTTTGATATAACCTCTAATAGAAACAATATAACCTCCATGAATGGGAATTTAGGTCATTTTTCTACTAAAAGTGAAAATAATGGCTTTATAGACTCAAATTCTGATGATAATGATCATTTGATCATAGCTGGAAAAAAATTCAAGTCTCGTTTGATGACAGGCACAGGCAAATATCCAAGTATGGAATCCATGCAAAAAAGTGTTATCGCCAGTGGTTGCGAAATCGTCACCGTTGCTGTGCGTAGAGTACAAACAAACGCTCCCGGTCATGAAGGATTAGCAGAAGCCCTTGATTGGAGTAAAATATGGATGTTACCTAACACCGCAGGTTGCACGAGTGCAGAAGAAGCTATCAGAGTCGCTCGTTTAGGTAGAGAAATGGCGAAATTACTAGGGCAGGAAGATAATAATTTCATCAAATTAGAGGTTATTCCTGATTCTAAATATTTATTACCTGATCCCATTGGTACACTACAAGCCGCAGAGCAGTTAGTTAAAGAAGGTTTTGCCGTATTACCCTATGTTAATGCTGATCCTCTCCTTTGTAAACGCTTAGAAGAAGTTGGTTGTGCGACAGTTATGCCATTAGGTTCTCCCATCGGCTCAGGACAAGGTATACAGAATTTAGCTAATATTAAAATTATCATCGAACAAGCAAAAATACCAGTAGTTATTGATGCTGGTATCGGCACACCCAGTGAAGCCGCTTTAGGGATGGAGTTAGGTGCAGATGCTTTATTGATTAATAGTGCGATCGCCTTAGCTCAAAATCCTGTTAAGATGGCACAAGCTATGGGATTAGCTACCCAAGCAGGAAGATTTGCATATCAAGCAGGACGTATTCCCGTAAAAGAGTATGCGTCAGCAAGTTCGCCTCTTGTTGGTGTAGTGAAATAA
- a CDS encoding DUF3298 domain-containing protein, which produces MTKRPNIPAEIKRRVLVEAGHRCAIHTCKNPNVDIHHIIPWAKCQEHNFNNLIALCPNCHRRVHNGEIDQKSLLMYKASLVKREIKETDLENTQKSINNFSSNIESHQSVLLSEQNNNEYKYSIDFEYPHFIPNMGDLRQINVLLEAQAIKALLCERLRAFEQLFSETNHSDNLILKNLLEQGNAYASSFKIIVHTEGIITIRQSIYYYSSGAAHPNHFTTGVNYFRNPLISINLEHLFTDSLKALDVLSDYCIKILELENQDSEANEWVRDGAGRNWENYDNFVIDENGIIIFFHPYQVGSYAEGERIVVISSRFIFPLLKENTKLHLLWN; this is translated from the coding sequence ATGACAAAACGTCCAAATATTCCGGCAGAAATTAAACGTCGTGTACTTGTTGAAGCAGGGCATCGTTGTGCAATTCACACTTGTAAAAATCCAAATGTTGACATTCATCATATTATTCCTTGGGCAAAATGTCAGGAACATAACTTTAATAATCTAATTGCATTATGTCCTAATTGTCATAGAAGAGTACATAATGGAGAAATTGATCAAAAATCTTTGTTGATGTATAAAGCAAGTTTAGTTAAACGTGAAATAAAAGAAACAGATCTAGAAAATACACAAAAAAGTATCAATAATTTTTCTTCTAATATTGAGAGTCATCAATCTGTTTTGTTATCTGAGCAAAACAACAATGAATACAAATATTCAATAGATTTTGAGTATCCACATTTTATTCCAAATATGGGAGATTTAAGACAAATTAATGTTCTATTAGAAGCACAAGCTATTAAAGCTCTACTATGTGAACGATTGAGAGCATTTGAACAGTTATTTTCAGAAACGAATCACTCCGATAATCTTATATTAAAAAATTTATTAGAACAAGGAAACGCATACGCATCTTCTTTTAAAATAATAGTTCACACAGAAGGTATTATAACTATTCGTCAATCAATTTATTACTATTCTTCTGGTGCAGCTCATCCAAACCATTTTACAACTGGAGTTAATTATTTTCGTAACCCTTTAATATCTATTAATTTAGAACATCTGTTTACTGACTCATTAAAAGCTCTTGATGTTTTATCTGATTATTGTATAAAAATTCTTGAACTTGAAAATCAAGATTCTGAAGCTAATGAATGGGTTAGAGATGGTGCAGGAAGAAACTGGGAAAACTATGATAATTTTGTTATTGATGAAAATGGAATCATTATTTTTTTTCATCCTTATCAAGTTGGAAGTTATGCAGAAGGAGAACGAATTGTTGTAATTTCATCAAGATTTATTTTTCCTTTACTCAAAGAAAATACAAAACTACATTTACTTTGGAACTAG
- a CDS encoding glucose-6-phosphate isomerase: protein MDNLQLWQRYQDWLYYHQGLEIYVDVSRMSFDDDFYTSMQSKFSYAFDSVAKLEQGAIANPDENRMVGHYWLRNPDIAPTAQIKEEISNSLIEIKEFAQKIHSGTITTPQGEKFTDLLSIGIGGSALGPQFVSQALAPIDPSLNIHFIDNTDPTGIDRILAKLGTKLKTTLVLVISKSGGTPETRNGMLEVKNAYQEKGLDFSRHAVAITMMDDSSKLYHTVKQENWLACFAMFDWVGGRTSELSAVGLLPALLEGINIDEMLEGAKEMDIATRDTNVKKNPAALLALSWYYAGKGKGEKDMVVLPYKDSLLLFSRYLQQLVMESLGKEKDLDDNTVYQGIAVYGNKGSTDQHAYVQQLREGIANFFVTFIEVLKDREGKSLELETDVTSGDYLSGLLQGTRKALYENGRDSITVTINEVTPKIVGALIALYERAVSIYAYLVNINAYHQPGVEAGKKAAASILSLQTEVLNLVKNSNESFTISDIATKLDKSEEIEAIYKILRHLSANNRGIILKGDHTSLDSLQVEYK from the coding sequence ATGGATAATTTACAACTTTGGCAACGCTATCAAGATTGGCTTTACTATCATCAAGGTTTAGAAATTTATGTAGATGTTAGTCGCATGAGTTTTGATGATGATTTTTATACCTCCATGCAATCCAAATTTTCCTATGCCTTTGATTCTGTCGCTAAATTAGAACAAGGTGCGATCGCTAATCCTGATGAAAACCGCATGGTAGGACATTATTGGTTAAGAAATCCTGATATTGCACCCACTGCACAAATAAAGGAAGAAATCAGTAACAGTTTAATAGAAATCAAAGAATTTGCCCAAAAAATCCATTCAGGCACGATAACAACCCCTCAAGGAGAAAAATTTACAGATTTACTCTCTATAGGTATCGGAGGTTCGGCTTTAGGTCCTCAATTTGTTTCTCAGGCTTTAGCACCTATTGACCCTAGTCTAAATATACACTTTATTGACAATACAGATCCCACAGGAATAGATCGAATTCTTGCAAAATTAGGAACTAAATTAAAAACTACTTTAGTATTAGTTATAAGCAAATCGGGCGGCACACCAGAAACCCGTAACGGGATGTTAGAAGTAAAAAATGCTTATCAAGAAAAAGGATTAGACTTTTCTCGTCATGCTGTTGCTATTACCATGATGGATGACAGTAGTAAACTTTATCACACTGTTAAACAAGAAAATTGGTTAGCTTGTTTTGCGATGTTTGACTGGGTTGGGGGGCGCACTTCTGAATTGTCTGCTGTTGGTTTATTACCAGCACTTTTAGAAGGCATCAATATTGACGAAATGTTAGAAGGTGCAAAAGAAATGGATATTGCCACCAGAGACACAAATGTGAAAAAAAATCCTGCCGCTTTACTCGCCTTGTCTTGGTATTATGCTGGAAAAGGGAAGGGTGAAAAAGACATGGTAGTTTTACCTTATAAAGATAGTCTGTTGTTGTTTAGTCGTTATTTGCAACAATTAGTAATGGAATCATTAGGTAAAGAAAAAGACTTAGATGACAACACAGTTTATCAGGGTATCGCTGTTTATGGTAACAAAGGATCAACAGATCAACACGCCTATGTGCAACAATTACGAGAAGGAATAGCAAACTTTTTTGTTACTTTTATCGAAGTATTAAAGGATAGAGAAGGTAAATCCCTCGAATTAGAAACAGATGTCACTAGCGGTGATTATCTATCTGGGTTACTCCAAGGCACTCGTAAAGCCTTATATGAAAATGGTAGAGATTCCATTACTGTTACCATAAATGAAGTTACCCCAAAAATTGTGGGTGCTTTAATTGCTTTATATGAAAGAGCTGTAAGTATTTATGCTTATTTAGTCAATATCAATGCTTATCATCAACCCGGTGTTGAAGCAGGAAAAAAAGCGGCGGCATCGATTTTAAGTTTACAAACAGAAGTATTAAATTTAGTTAAAAATAGTAACGAATCTTTTACAATAAGCGACATCGCTACAAAATTGGATAAATCAGAAGAAATAGAGGCAATTTATAAAATTTTACGGCACTTATCCGCTAATAATCGAGGAATTATTTTGAAAGGCGATCATACTTCTTTAGATAGTTTACAAGTGGAATATAAATAA
- the glpX gene encoding class II fructose-bisphosphatase: MLETTLGLEIIEVVEQAAIASSKWMGKGEKDIADEVAVEAMRERMNKIKMRGRIVIGEGERDDAPMLYIGEEVGICTRPDAGNFCNLEELIEIDIAVDPCEGTNLVAYGQNGSMAVLAISEKGGLFAAPDFYMKKLAAPPAAKGHVDINKSATENLKIIAECMNRSIDELVVVVMDRSRHNDLVKEIREAGARVRLISDGDVSAAISCAFSGSNIHALMGIGAAPEGVISAAAMRCLGGHFQGQLIYDPEIVKTGLIGESKESNLERLRSMGINDPDKVYNAEELASGETVLFAACGITPGTLMEGVRFFHGGARTQSLVISSQSSTARFVDTVHMFDNPKTIQLK, encoded by the coding sequence ATGTTAGAAACCACTTTAGGTTTAGAGATTATTGAAGTAGTAGAACAAGCTGCGATCGCATCTTCAAAATGGATGGGAAAAGGGGAAAAAGACATCGCTGATGAAGTAGCCGTAGAAGCCATGCGGGAAAGAATGAATAAAATCAAAATGCGTGGCAGAATCGTTATTGGTGAAGGAGAAAGAGACGATGCACCCATGCTTTATATTGGTGAAGAAGTAGGTATTTGTACTCGCCCTGATGCTGGTAACTTTTGTAATCTTGAAGAATTAATCGAGATTGACATTGCAGTTGATCCTTGTGAAGGTACTAACCTTGTAGCATACGGACAAAATGGTTCGATGGCAGTATTAGCCATCTCCGAAAAAGGCGGACTATTTGCAGCACCTGATTTCTATATGAAAAAATTAGCCGCACCTCCCGCCGCAAAAGGTCATGTTGACATCAACAAATCTGCTACAGAAAACCTCAAAATTATTGCTGAGTGCATGAATCGTAGTATTGATGAATTAGTTGTTGTCGTAATGGATCGTTCACGTCATAATGATTTAGTAAAAGAAATCCGTGAAGCTGGTGCAAGAGTACGCTTAATCAGTGATGGAGACGTTTCTGCAGCCATTTCCTGTGCTTTTTCTGGTAGTAATATTCATGCCCTAATGGGTATTGGTGCTGCTCCCGAAGGCGTGATTTCTGCGGCGGCAATGCGTTGCTTAGGTGGTCATTTCCAAGGACAATTAATTTATGATCCTGAAATCGTCAAAACTGGTTTAATCGGTGAAAGTAAAGAAAGTAACCTTGAGCGTTTACGTAGTATGGGTATTAATGATCCTGATAAAGTTTACAATGCCGAAGAATTAGCATCTGGTGAAACTGTCTTATTTGCGGCTTGTGGTATTACTCCCGGAACTTTAATGGAAGGCGTACGTTTTTTCCATGGTGGCGCAAGAACTCAAAGTTTGGTAATCTCTAGTCAGTCTAGCACTGCTCGTTTTGTTGATACTGTTCATATGTTTGATAACCCTAAAACTATTCAATTAAAATAG
- a CDS encoding lipopolysaccharide assembly protein LapA domain-containing protein has translation MNRTKQIIISLIVGFWLIVIAVFSIQNIQLVSLKFFIFESIKIPVGILLTFALAGGFVCGSIIPILFKNNNNSPQSKNNKNRKKQKKSGFKKDFEEEKDPIFDWD, from the coding sequence ATGAATAGAACTAAACAAATTATAATCAGTTTAATAGTTGGATTTTGGCTTATAGTAATAGCAGTATTTTCTATTCAAAATATACAATTAGTCAGTCTAAAATTTTTTATTTTTGAATCAATTAAAATACCCGTAGGGATATTATTAACCTTTGCTTTGGCTGGAGGTTTTGTTTGTGGTTCAATAATACCTATTTTATTTAAAAATAATAATAATTCGCCACAATCTAAAAATAATAAGAATAGAAAAAAACAGAAAAAATCAGGATTTAAAAAAGATTTTGAAGAAGAAAAAGATCCTATTTTTGATTGGGATTAA